From the Candidatus Krumholzibacteriota bacterium genome, one window contains:
- the sdhC gene encoding succinate dehydrogenase, cytochrome b556 subunit: MRVIQKYRIHTGTFAWILHRLSGLGLIFYLLLHIWVISHLIGGRESFDGIMEWFNNPLFKFLEIGLIGVIFYHLFNGLRVTLVDMGVLVERQKAVFVVSIVLWLASWAAVGAVMMQRFGLVGGH; the protein is encoded by the coding sequence ATGAGGGTGATCCAGAAATACCGGATACACACCGGGACCTTCGCATGGATCCTGCACCGGTTGTCCGGTCTCGGGCTGATCTTCTACCTGCTCCTCCACATCTGGGTGATCAGCCATCTCATCGGCGGTCGCGAGTCGTTCGACGGGATCATGGAGTGGTTCAACAACCCGCTCTTCAAGTTCCTCGAGATCGGCCTCATCGGCGTGATCTTCTACCATCTCTTCAACGGGCTGCGCGTGACTCTCGTCGACATGGGCGTGCTGGTGGAACGGCAGAAGGCGGTCTTCGTCGTCTCGATCGTTCTCTGGCTCGCCTCGTGGGCGGCGGTCGGCGCGGTGATGATGCAGCGATTCGGCCTCGTGGGCGGACACTGA